The sequence CGGCGCCTCCGCGGGGATCGATCCGGGTGTCGCCGTCGCCGGTGTCGACCAGGTCGGCGTCGAGGATGTCGGCCCAGAAGGCACCGAGCCGGTGGGCGTCGGCGGCGTCCATGCACAGGTCTTTGAAGCGCGCGATCATGTGGACCACTATGCCGGCGACCACCGATCCGCGCCGGTACCTGCCGGGCCGGCCGACAAGGCGTGGCCTGTCTCACAACGCGGCCGGGTCGTGTCCGTCCCGTCACCGTCAGGTTTCGCCGCGCCGCAGGTCGGGCACTGTTGGGCGCACGAAACGCCCGGGGCGCGGAGCTACGGCCACCCGCGTCCCGACCGTCTCGCCGTGCGCCGGGGCACGGGTTGACTCCCCCGGCTCGCCGAGGAAAGGGGGAGGGCGATGAGGACAGACCCCGACCCGGCCGCGCACCGACGGCGGCCGGCCAGACGTGCGGCGGCCGCGGCCGCCGCGCTGGCGTTGGTGGCCCCGTTGGGCGCCTGCGGCTCCGGCGGTGACGGCGGCACGCCGACGATCAACCTGTACTACCCGCCGGAGCAGAATCTGCAGCAGGTCGTCGACGACTGCAACGCCCAGGCCCAGGGCCGCTACCGGATCGTCAACCGGGTGCTGCCGAGGCAGGCCGACGACCAACGGGTGCAGCTGGTCCGGCGGCTCGCGGCGCGCGACAGCGGGATGGACGTGCTCGGCCTCGACGTCACCTGGACCCAGGAGTTCGCCAGCGCGAACTGGATCCGGGAGTGGACCGGCCAGGACAAGGCCGAGGCGGAGCGGGGCACCCTCGCCGGCCCGCTGGACACCGCCCGCTACCAGGGCAAGCTGTACGCGGCGCCGAAGCACACCAACGTCCAGCTCCTGTGGTACCGCACCGATCTGGTGCCGCAGCCGCCGAAGACCTGGGACGAGATGATCTCGGCGGCGCAGGAGCTGAAGCGGCAGGGCAAGCCGTACCAGGTGCTCACCATGGGCGCCCAGTACGAGGGCTTGGTCGTCCTCTACAACACGCTGGCCGAGAGTGCCGGCGGGAAGATCCTCAGCGACGACGGCCGGAAGGCGGTCATGGACGCCGGCGCGGTCCGGGCGCTCGACCAGCTCAAGAACTTCGCCACGTCGGGCGTGACGTCGCCGTCGTTCAGCAACGCCACGGAGGACCCGGTCCGGCTGGAGTTCCAGTCCGGCGCCGGCGCCTTCCAGGTGAACTGGCCGTTCGTGTATCCGGCGATGCAGGAGGCCAACCCGGACCTGGCGAAGAAGGTGAAGTGGGCGCGGGTGCCGGGCCTCGACGCGAACACCCCGAGCCGGGTCACCATCGGCGGCATCAACATGGCGGTCAGCGCGTACTCGCAGCACCCGGCCGAGTCCTTCGACGCGGCGAAGTGCCTCCGCAACGCGAAGAACCAGAAGTTCTCCGCGGTGAACGACGGCGTGCCGCCCACCATCGAGCAGGTCTACGCCGACCCGGAGATGGACAAGGCGTACCCGATGAAGGAGACCATCCTGGAGGAGCTGAAGGAGCCGGCGGTCCGGCCGCTGACCCCGGCGTACCAGAGCATCTCCACGGTGATGTCGGCGATCCTGTCGCCGCCGTCGGACATCCGGCCCGAGCAGACGGCGAACGAGCTGCGCGAGGCCATCGCCGACGCCCTCGAGTCCAAGGGGGTCCTGCCGTGAGTGTCAACGCCACTCCCACCGGCGCGGAGGTCGCCACCGAGGCGGAGCGCACCACCGGGCGGCACGCCGCCGTGCCGGCGCAGCGGGCCCGGCGCGGCGCGAAGCCGCCGCTGAGCGAGAACAAGCGGGCCGAGCGGCGCCTCGGTTGGCTGCTGTGCGCGCCGGCCGCGCTGGTCATGCTGCTGGTCACCGCGTACCCGATCCTCTACTCGGTCTGGCTGTCCCTGCAGCGGTTCGACCTGCGTTTCCCCGACCAGCGGGAGTTCGTCGGGTTGGAGAACTACGCCACCGTGCTGACCAACCAGTTCTGGTGGACGGCGTTCGGGGTCACCGCGCTGATCACCGTGGTCACCGTCGCGGTGGAGCTGGTGCTCGGCATGGGCCTCGCGCTGGTCATGCACCGCACGCTGGTTGGTCGGGGCATCGTCCGCACCGCGGCGCTGATCCCGTACGGCATCGTCACGGTCGTCGCCGCCTTCTCCTGGCGGTACGCCTGGACGCCCGGCACCGGCTACCTGGCGAACCTCTTCGACGGCAGCGCGCCGCTGACCGAGCGGGCCAGCTCGCTGGCGATCATCATGCTGGCGGAGATCTGGAAGACCACCCCGTTCATGGCGCTGCTGCTGATGGCCGGCCTGGCGCTGGTGCCGGAGGACCTGCTCAAGGCGGCGTCCACCGACGGCGCGACGGCCTGGCAGCGGTTCACCAGGGTGATGCTGCCGGTGATGAAGCCGGCGATCCTGGTCGCTCTGCTGTTCCGCACGCTGGACGCGTTCCGGGTCTTCGACAACATCTTCATCCTGACCGCGGGCGGCAACGAGACCTCCTCGGTGTCGATGCTCGCGTACAACAACCTGATCCGGGGGTTGAACCTCGGCATCGGCTCCACGATGTCGGTGCTGATCTTCCTCGCCGTGGCGGTCATCGCTTTCGTCTTCGTGAAGTTGTTCGGCACCGCCGCCCCCGGCAGCGACGACGGAGAGAGGCGCTGACATGGCCACCGAAACCACCATGCGGGCGAAGCTGCGCTGGGGTCTGCTGGACGTCATCGTCGTCGTCTTCGCGCTGATCCCGGTGCTCTGGATCGCCTCGCTGTCGTTCAAGACCCCGGCCACGCTCACCGACGGGAAGTTCATCCCCCGGGAGTGGACGCTGGAGAACTACCGGACGATCTTCGCCACCGACCAGTTCGTCCGGGCCCTGGTCAACTCGATCGGTATCGCGCTGATCGCCACGCTGATCGCGGTGGTGCTGGGCGCGATGGCCGCGTACGCGATCTCCCGGCTGGACTTCCCCGGAAAGCGGCTGCTGGTCGGGGTGTCCCTGCTGATCGCGATGTTCCCGCAGGTGTCGCTGGTGTCGCCGCTGTTCGAGATCGAGCGGCAGCTCGGCCTCTTCGACACCTGGCCGGGGCTGATCCTGCCGTACATCACCTTCGCCCTGCCGCTGGCGATCTACACGCTGTCGGCGTTCTTCAAGCAGATCCCGTGGGATCTGGAGAAGGCCGCGAAGATGGACGGCGCCACCCAGGGCCAGGCGTTCCGGCGGGTCATCGCCCCCCTCGCTGCGCCGGGGCTGTTCACCACGGCCATCCTCGTCTTCATCTTCTGCTGGAACGACTTCCTGTTCGCCATCTCGCTGACCTCCACCGAGCGGTCCCGCACGGTGCCGGCCGCGTTGTCGTTCTTCACCGGCGCGTCGCAGTTCGAGGACCCCACCGGGGCGATCTGCGCCGCCGCCGTGGTGATCACGATTCCGATCATCCTTTTCGTGCTCTTCTTCCAGCGCCGCATCGTCTCCGGCCTGACCTCCGGCGCCGTCAAGGGATAGGTGATAGTCGTGGCTGACATCGTGCTCGACAAGGTGAGCAAGCGGTTCCCGGACGGGACCATGGCGGTGCGGGACGTCGACCTGGAGATCGCCGACGGCGAGTTCGTCATCCTGGTCGGCCCGTCCGGCTGCGGGAAGTCCACCACTCTGAACATGATCGCGGGCCTGGAGGACATCAGCTCCGGTGAGCTGCGCATCGCGGGGGAGCGGGTCAACGACAAGGCCCCGCGGGACCGGGACATCGCGATGGTGTTCCAGTCGTACGCGCTCTACCCGAACATGAGCGTGCGGGAGAACATGGCGTTCCCGTTGCGCCTGGCGAAGCTGGACAAGGAGACGATCAACACCAAGGTCGAGGAGGCGGCGAAGGTCCTGGAGCTGACTCCGCTGCTGGACCGTAGGCCGGCCAACCTCTCCGGTGGGCAGCGGCAGCGGGTGGCGATGGGCCGGGCGATCGTACGCCAGCCCAAGGCGTTTCTGATGGACGAGCCGCTGTCCAACCTCGACGCCAAGCTGCGGGTGCAGATGCGCACGGTGGTGTCCCGGCTGCAGAAGCAGCTCGGCACCACCACCGTCTACGTCACCCACGACCAGACCGAGGCGATGACCCTCGGCGACCGGGTGGTGATCATGCGGGGCGGCGCGGTGCAGCAGGTCGGCCCACCGCAGGAGCTCTACGACCACCCGCGCAACCTGTTCGTCGCCGGTTTCATCGGCTCGCCGTCGATGAACTTCCTGCACGCGGCGGTCGAGGAGGGCAGGCTGCGGACCGCGCTGGGGGACGTGCCCGTCGGTGACCGGGTCCGCCGACAGTTGTCCGGGGCCGACGCGCCGCGCGAGCTGATCCTCGGTGTCCGGCCCGAGCACTTCGAGGACGCCGCGCTGATCGACGACGAGACCCGCCGCCGCGGCCTGGAGTTCGAGGCGCCGGTGGAGATCGTCGAGTCGATGGGCTCGGACAAGTACGTCTACTTCACCGTCGAGGGGGAGCGGGCCAGCGCGGCCGAGCTGGAGGAGTTGGCCGCCGACGCCGGCGCCGACTTCACCGGCGCCGGCGCCAGCCTGGTCACCCGACTGTCGGCGGAGTCGCCGGTGCGGGAGGGGGAGAGCCGGCGCATCTGGTTCAACCTGGACAAGATCCACCTGTTTGACCCGGCGACGGGCCGGAATCTCACCCTGCACGAGGGCCGGACGACCGGCGCGCTCGCCGACTGAGCCCGGCGGGCGTAGCCGGTCAGGCGGAGGCGACGCGGGGCAGCCGGTCCAGCAGCTTGTCCAGCCGGACGGGCAGGTCGCGGATCCGGATGCCGGTCGCGTGGTGCACCGCGCTGGTGACGGCCGCGGCGCTGCCCACGATCCCGATCTCGCCGATCCCCTTCACCCCGGCCGGGTTCAGATCGGGGTCCTCCTCCGGCAGCCAGTACGCCTCGATCCGCTCGACGTCGGCGCAGGTGCTCACGTGGTAGGTGGCGAGGTCGTGGTTGACCCAGTCGCCGTACCGCTCGTCGAGCAGGCCCTCCTCGTGCAGGGCCATCGACACGCCCATGGTCATGCCGCCGATGAACTGGCTGCGGGCGGTGGTCGGGTTCACGATCCGGCCGGCGGCGAAGACCCCGAGCATCCGGTCGAGGCGGATCTCCCCGGTGTCGACGTCGACCCGTACCTGGACGAAGTATGCGCCGTAGGCGTACCGGGGCCGGGGCGGCTGTGCCCGGATCTCGTCGGCGGTGCTCACCTCGACGGTCAGCCCTCCGGCCGGTACCGTGCCGCCGGGCGAGTTCCGGATCCGGTCGCGCAGGCCCTCACAGGCGCGGATGACCGCCCAGCTCCAGGACGCGGTGCCCATCGAGCCGCCGGCCACGCCGGCCGGGGGCAGCGCGCTGTCACCGATCCGGATCGCCACCCGGTCGCCGGGCACCGCCAGGGCGTCGGCGGCCACCTGCCACAGGGCGGTACGGGCGCCGGTGCCGATGTCGGTGGCGTTGATCCGTACCTCGAAGGTGCCGTCCGGGGTGGCGGTGGCCGTCGCGGCGGCGGCCCGGGAGCGGGCCGGGTAGCTGGACCCGGCGACCCCGGTGCCCACCAGCCACCGCCCGTCGCGGCGGACGCCGGGCGTCGGGTCGCGATCGGCCCAGCCGAACCGGCGGGCCCCCTCGCGCAGGCAGGCGACCAGGTTCCGGCTGCTGAACGGCTGCCCCTGGTCGGGGTCGACGGCGGTGTCGTTGCGGATCCGCAGCTCGACCGGGTCGACGCCGCACGCGGTCGCCAGTTCGTCCATCGCGGACTCCAGCGCGTACGCGCCGGGGCACTCGCCGGGGGCGCGCATCCAGAACGGGGTCGGCACGTCCAGCCGCACCAGGCGGTGGGTGGTGCGCCGGTGCCGGCCGGCGTACATGCTGCGGGTGTAGACGGCGCTCTGTTCGGCGAACTCGTAGATCGTCGAGGTCTGGCCGATCGCGTCGTGGCAGACCGCGCTGATCCGCCCGTCGGTGTCGGCGCCGAGCCGGACCCGCTGGATGGTGGGGGTGCGGTAGCCGATCGGGCCGAAGAGCTGCTGCCGGGTCAGGGCGAGCCGGACGGGCCGGCCCACCTGCCGGGCGGCGAGCGCGGCGAGCACCACGGGCGCCTTCGCGTACCCCTTGCTGCCGAAACCGCCGCCGACGTGTTCGGTGACCACCCGGACCGCCTCCCGGGACAGCCCGAACAGCTCCGCGAGGGCGGACTGCACCGAGGACGAGCCCTGGTTGGAGTCGTGCACCAGCAGCCGCCCGTCCTGCCACTGGGCGGTGGTGGCGTGCGGCTCCATCGGGTTGTTGTGGTAGGCCGGGGTGCGGTAGGTGGCGTCGACGCGGATCTCGGCGGAGGCGAACCCGGCGTCGAAGTCCCCGTCGGCGGTGTCCGGCGGGTAGCCGGGGTTGACCTTCTCCGGCCGGTACAGGCCCGGGTGGTGTTCGGTCAGCACGGTGCTGTGCGGCTCGGTGTCGTACTCGATGCGGACCAGCCGGGCACCCTCCCGGGCCGCCTCGAGGGTCTCGGCCACCACGACGGCGATCAGTTCGCCCCGGTAGTGCACGGCCGGCTCCTGCAGCAGGAACAGGGTGGCGTCCACCCCGGGCACCAGCCGCGGCGCGTGACCGTGGTGCAGCACGTCGAGCACTCCCGGCACGGCCAGCGCCGGAGCCGGGTCGATCCGGGTGATCCGGCCCCGGGTCGCGCTCGCCGGTACCGCCCAGCCGTACGCCACGTCGTCCGCGGGGAACTCGACCGCGTACCGGGCGGCGCCCGTCACCTTGTCCCGGCCCTCCAGCCGGGGGTGCTCCACGCCCACCGCGGTGCTCACGACTGTCCCGCCAGTTCGGTCAGCGCCCGTACGGTGAGGTTGCGGATCAGCGGCACCTTGAAGGCGTTGTGCTCCAGCGGGCGGGCGGCGGCGAGTTCAACGTCCGCGGCGTGGGCGGCCAGTTCCGGGGTGAACCGGCGGCCGCGCAGGGTTTCCTCCGCCCGGTAGGCCCGCCACGGGCGGTGCGCCACCGCCCCGTAGGCCAGCCGGACGTCGCGGACCACGTCGCCGGCCAGGTCCAGGGCGGCGGCCACCGAGCCGATGGCGAAGGCGAACGACGCCCGGTCGCGCGCCTTGTGGTACGCCGAGCGGCGGGCGAGCGGTGAGGGCGGCAGGCGTACCGCGGTGATCAGCGCGCCCCGGGGCAGGGTGCTCTCCTGCTCGGGCCGGTCGCCGGGCTCCCGGTGCAGCTCGGTGAGGGGGATCTCCCGGGGGCCGTCCGGCGCGTACGCCTCGACCACGGCGTCGAGCGCGACCAGGGCGACCGCCATGTCGGACGGGTGGGTGGCCACGCAGTGCTCGGACCAGCCGAGCACGGCCAGGTCGCGGTTCTGGCCGTGCCGGGCCGCGCAGCCGGTGCCGGGTTCCCGCTTGTTGCACGCCTTCGACGTGTCCTGGAAGTAGGCGCAGCGGGTGCGTTGCAGCAGGTTGCCACCGGTGGTGGCCATGTTGCGCAGCTGGCCCGAGGCGGCGGCGAGCAGCGCCCGGGCGAGCACCGGGTAGTCCCGCCGGATCACCGGGTGGGCGGCGAGGTCGCTGTTGCGCGCGTTCGCGCCGATCCGCACTCCGCCGTCGGGCAGGGGCTCCACGGTGTCCAGCGGCAGCCGGGTCACGTCGACCAGCAGGCTCGGCCGTTGCACGCCGAGCTTCATCAGGTCCACCAGGTTGGTGCCGCCGGCCAGGTACGCCGCGTCCGGCTCGGTGTCGAACAGGGCGACGGCCTCGGCCACCTCGGTGGGCCGGTGGTAGCGGAACGACCTCATCGGGCCGCCGCCTCGCGGACCGCGGCCACGATGTTCGGGTACGCCGCGCAGCGGCACAGGTTGCCGCTCATCCGTTCCCGGATCTCCGGGTCGGTCAGCTGCACCGGCGCGGTCAGGTCCTCGGTCACCGCGCTCGGCCAGTCGCGGGCCACCTCGTCGAACATGCCCTGGGCGGAGCAGAGCTGCCCGGGGGTGCAGTAGCCGCACTGGAAGGCGTCGTGGGCGATGAAGGCGGCCTGGATCGGGGCGAGGCCCTCGGCGCCGGCGAGCCCTTCCACGCTGACCACGGTGCGGCCGTCCAGCGTCACGGCCAGGATCAGGCAGCTTTTGACCCGCCGGCCGTCGAGCAGCACCGTGCACGACCCGCACTGGCCGTGGTCGCAGCCCTTCTTGCTGCCGGTCAGGCCGAGCCGTTCCCGCAGGGCGTCCAACAGGGTGGTCCGGTTGTCCAGCGTCAGGTCGTGCTCGACGCCGTTGACGGTGCAGGTGATACGGGACGACCAGCCGTCGTCCGCCGGTTTCCCGCTCTCCCGCCCGCTGCGCACCGCGTCAGACTACCGTTGACCCCGACACACGCTGACAAATACGGGCAGAAGCCCCAAATCTGCGATCGGTGGAGCGGCATGCGCGAGGTCCTGGCCGCGGCCCACGACTGGCACCTGCGAAGGATCCCGTTCGGACTGGCCACCGTGGTGGCCAGCAGCGCGGGCAGCATCACCGGCCCCGGTGACCTGCTCGCCGTCGACCCCACCGGCGACGTACGCGGAGGCATCCCCGCCGGCTGCGTCGAGTCGGCCGTGCTCGACGCCGCGGCCGAGACCCTGCGCACCGGCCGGGCCCGCCTGG comes from Micromonospora viridifaciens and encodes:
- a CDS encoding ABC transporter substrate-binding protein, whose product is MRTDPDPAAHRRRPARRAAAAAAALALVAPLGACGSGGDGGTPTINLYYPPEQNLQQVVDDCNAQAQGRYRIVNRVLPRQADDQRVQLVRRLAARDSGMDVLGLDVTWTQEFASANWIREWTGQDKAEAERGTLAGPLDTARYQGKLYAAPKHTNVQLLWYRTDLVPQPPKTWDEMISAAQELKRQGKPYQVLTMGAQYEGLVVLYNTLAESAGGKILSDDGRKAVMDAGAVRALDQLKNFATSGVTSPSFSNATEDPVRLEFQSGAGAFQVNWPFVYPAMQEANPDLAKKVKWARVPGLDANTPSRVTIGGINMAVSAYSQHPAESFDAAKCLRNAKNQKFSAVNDGVPPTIEQVYADPEMDKAYPMKETILEELKEPAVRPLTPAYQSISTVMSAILSPPSDIRPEQTANELREAIADALESKGVLP
- a CDS encoding carbohydrate ABC transporter permease, which codes for MSVNATPTGAEVATEAERTTGRHAAVPAQRARRGAKPPLSENKRAERRLGWLLCAPAALVMLLVTAYPILYSVWLSLQRFDLRFPDQREFVGLENYATVLTNQFWWTAFGVTALITVVTVAVELVLGMGLALVMHRTLVGRGIVRTAALIPYGIVTVVAAFSWRYAWTPGTGYLANLFDGSAPLTERASSLAIIMLAEIWKTTPFMALLLMAGLALVPEDLLKAASTDGATAWQRFTRVMLPVMKPAILVALLFRTLDAFRVFDNIFILTAGGNETSSVSMLAYNNLIRGLNLGIGSTMSVLIFLAVAVIAFVFVKLFGTAAPGSDDGERR
- a CDS encoding carbohydrate ABC transporter permease is translated as MATETTMRAKLRWGLLDVIVVVFALIPVLWIASLSFKTPATLTDGKFIPREWTLENYRTIFATDQFVRALVNSIGIALIATLIAVVLGAMAAYAISRLDFPGKRLLVGVSLLIAMFPQVSLVSPLFEIERQLGLFDTWPGLILPYITFALPLAIYTLSAFFKQIPWDLEKAAKMDGATQGQAFRRVIAPLAAPGLFTTAILVFIFCWNDFLFAISLTSTERSRTVPAALSFFTGASQFEDPTGAICAAAVVITIPIILFVLFFQRRIVSGLTSGAVKG
- a CDS encoding ABC transporter ATP-binding protein yields the protein MADIVLDKVSKRFPDGTMAVRDVDLEIADGEFVILVGPSGCGKSTTLNMIAGLEDISSGELRIAGERVNDKAPRDRDIAMVFQSYALYPNMSVRENMAFPLRLAKLDKETINTKVEEAAKVLELTPLLDRRPANLSGGQRQRVAMGRAIVRQPKAFLMDEPLSNLDAKLRVQMRTVVSRLQKQLGTTTVYVTHDQTEAMTLGDRVVIMRGGAVQQVGPPQELYDHPRNLFVAGFIGSPSMNFLHAAVEEGRLRTALGDVPVGDRVRRQLSGADAPRELILGVRPEHFEDAALIDDETRRRGLEFEAPVEIVESMGSDKYVYFTVEGERASAAELEELAADAGADFTGAGASLVTRLSAESPVREGESRRIWFNLDKIHLFDPATGRNLTLHEGRTTGALAD
- a CDS encoding xanthine dehydrogenase family protein molybdopterin-binding subunit, with the protein product MSTAVGVEHPRLEGRDKVTGAARYAVEFPADDVAYGWAVPASATRGRITRIDPAPALAVPGVLDVLHHGHAPRLVPGVDATLFLLQEPAVHYRGELIAVVVAETLEAAREGARLVRIEYDTEPHSTVLTEHHPGLYRPEKVNPGYPPDTADGDFDAGFASAEIRVDATYRTPAYHNNPMEPHATTAQWQDGRLLVHDSNQGSSSVQSALAELFGLSREAVRVVTEHVGGGFGSKGYAKAPVVLAALAARQVGRPVRLALTRQQLFGPIGYRTPTIQRVRLGADTDGRISAVCHDAIGQTSTIYEFAEQSAVYTRSMYAGRHRRTTHRLVRLDVPTPFWMRAPGECPGAYALESAMDELATACGVDPVELRIRNDTAVDPDQGQPFSSRNLVACLREGARRFGWADRDPTPGVRRDGRWLVGTGVAGSSYPARSRAAAATATATPDGTFEVRINATDIGTGARTALWQVAADALAVPGDRVAIRIGDSALPPAGVAGGSMGTASWSWAVIRACEGLRDRIRNSPGGTVPAGGLTVEVSTADEIRAQPPRPRYAYGAYFVQVRVDVDTGEIRLDRMLGVFAAGRIVNPTTARSQFIGGMTMGVSMALHEEGLLDERYGDWVNHDLATYHVSTCADVERIEAYWLPEEDPDLNPAGVKGIGEIGIVGSAAAVTSAVHHATGIRIRDLPVRLDKLLDRLPRVASA
- a CDS encoding FAD binding domain-containing protein, whose translation is MRSFRYHRPTEVAEAVALFDTEPDAAYLAGGTNLVDLMKLGVQRPSLLVDVTRLPLDTVEPLPDGGVRIGANARNSDLAAHPVIRRDYPVLARALLAAASGQLRNMATTGGNLLQRTRCAYFQDTSKACNKREPGTGCAARHGQNRDLAVLGWSEHCVATHPSDMAVALVALDAVVEAYAPDGPREIPLTELHREPGDRPEQESTLPRGALITAVRLPPSPLARRSAYHKARDRASFAFAIGSVAAALDLAGDVVRDVRLAYGAVAHRPWRAYRAEETLRGRRFTPELAAHAADVELAAARPLEHNAFKVPLIRNLTVRALTELAGQS
- a CDS encoding 2Fe-2S iron-sulfur cluster-binding protein, giving the protein MTCTVNGVEHDLTLDNRTTLLDALRERLGLTGSKKGCDHGQCGSCTVLLDGRRVKSCLILAVTLDGRTVVSVEGLAGAEGLAPIQAAFIAHDAFQCGYCTPGQLCSAQGMFDEVARDWPSAVTEDLTAPVQLTDPEIRERMSGNLCRCAAYPNIVAAVREAAAR